In one Staphylococcus lutrae genomic region, the following are encoded:
- a CDS encoding SA0570 family protein: MKKLASVLLITGLTFSGVYTGSANAMTGNSLESVKALQNGDQEIEGVAIGEKMGKVLEDKGKGIHTTNANGKEEYYEYHTDKGQMIVTANGAGRHAKVKRISMSYDELNGPKYDDVKKQVSSRAIMRLHFNNITGNSGYISDGPVSYQFTSSNPHDKTLKLYRIDLEAN; encoded by the coding sequence ATGAAAAAGTTGGCAAGCGTGTTACTTATAACAGGACTTACATTTTCAGGTGTTTATACAGGTTCAGCTAATGCAATGACAGGGAATAGCTTGGAGTCAGTCAAAGCGCTACAGAATGGTGATCAAGAGATTGAAGGCGTGGCTATTGGTGAAAAAATGGGCAAGGTGCTTGAAGATAAAGGAAAAGGGATTCATACAACTAACGCCAATGGGAAAGAGGAATATTACGAATATCATACGGATAAGGGTCAGATGATTGTTACAGCCAATGGTGCGGGTCGGCATGCGAAAGTGAAGCGCATTAGCATGAGCTATGACGAACTGAATGGTCCTAAATATGACGATGTGAAAAAGCAAGTCAGTTCACGTGCAATCATGCGTTTACATTTTAACAATATCACAGGAAATAGTGGTTACATCTCAGATGGCCCTGTTTCATATCAGTTCACATCATCCAATCCACACGACAAAACGTTAAAGTTATACCGCATTGACTTGGAAGCAAATTAA
- a CDS encoding ISL3 family transposase, whose amino-acid sequence MYNDISEMIGIKVSNLKITECLGIQTFKNVQSLFYKGVLTYQPKGCECCGIKNEQHTVIKNGFRSTRVYMGLILERPSYLVLKKQRFYCKACGQTFTAKTPYIEPRCTISNDVKLMVTRKLATVISEKDIANSVLVSPSTVHRYLKDLGEAVKTQPSDILPQHLSFDEFKSTNDVDSSMSFIYCDSITHDIIDILPDRRKFKLEEYFLRFSRKQREGVKSVSIDMYPPYMSLIQSLFPNADIILDRFHIVQAVNREINHSRVKTMNSFKTREKPKYNKLKRYWKLLLKSPIELDRVHYHSFRLFNTWHSQYSLVQFLLTFDEEFQLTYEAGHHILETLRSNNIEQLEEALQRSKSLNISNGLKRVINTLIKYIPYISNTIQNPHLTNGPIEGINNKIKLIKRVSYGYRNFYNFRNRILIISRLYVSEYKKRTKQQKIAT is encoded by the coding sequence ATGTATAATGATATATCAGAAATGATTGGAATAAAAGTATCAAATTTAAAAATCACTGAATGTTTAGGTATTCAAACCTTCAAGAACGTTCAATCATTGTTTTATAAAGGGGTTTTAACTTATCAACCTAAAGGTTGTGAGTGTTGTGGTATCAAGAATGAGCAACACACAGTTATTAAAAATGGCTTTCGCAGTACAAGAGTGTATATGGGGCTTATTCTTGAAAGGCCTAGTTATCTTGTGTTAAAAAAGCAACGCTTCTATTGTAAAGCTTGTGGTCAAACTTTTACGGCTAAAACACCATATATAGAACCGCGTTGTACAATTTCTAATGACGTAAAACTAATGGTGACGAGAAAGCTCGCCACTGTCATATCTGAAAAAGATATAGCGAATAGTGTTTTAGTTTCACCTTCAACTGTTCATCGGTATTTGAAAGACCTAGGGGAAGCAGTAAAAACACAACCTAGTGATATATTGCCCCAACATTTATCCTTTGATGAATTTAAGTCAACTAATGATGTCGACAGCTCTATGAGCTTTATATACTGTGATAGTATCACGCATGATATTATTGATATCTTGCCAGATCGACGTAAGTTCAAGTTGGAAGAATACTTTTTAAGATTCTCAAGAAAGCAGCGTGAAGGAGTTAAAAGTGTTTCTATTGATATGTATCCACCATACATGTCGCTAATTCAATCATTATTTCCCAATGCAGATATTATCTTAGACCGTTTTCATATTGTTCAAGCGGTTAACCGTGAAATCAATCACAGTCGCGTTAAAACAATGAATAGTTTTAAGACTAGAGAAAAACCCAAGTACAATAAATTAAAACGGTATTGGAAGCTTTTATTAAAATCTCCAATTGAATTAGACAGAGTCCACTATCACTCGTTCAGACTTTTTAATACATGGCATAGTCAGTATAGTTTAGTACAATTCTTGTTAACTTTTGATGAAGAATTCCAATTAACGTATGAAGCAGGACATCATATTCTAGAAACTCTAAGATCAAATAACATTGAACAATTAGAGGAAGCATTACAACGTTCGAAGAGTTTAAATATTTCAAATGGACTCAAACGTGTTATTAACACACTCATAAAATATATACCTTATATTTCAAATACGATTCAAAATCCTCATTTGACCAATGGTCCAATTGAAGGTATTAACAATAAAATAAAGCTTATTAAGCGTGTCTCTTATGGTTATAGAAATTTTTATAACTTTAGAAATAGGATTTTAATTATTTCAAGGTTATACGTAAGTGAATATAAAAAACGTACTAAGCAACAAAAAATTGCCACTTAG
- a CDS encoding HAD family hydrolase, with translation MDLTQIKAVIFDLEGTLLDRQKSREKFIEEQYERFHDYLVRVQASDFRKKFIELDDDADHDKPDLYKEMIKRFNIDRLTWKDLFHDFEMHFYRYVFPFYDTTYTLRKLKEANYKIGVIANGKSKIKRYRVYALGIESYVNHLTTSENVGFRKPHPRIYEDLLEKLDVQPEQVIYVGDDALNDVAPARAMGMVSVWYRHGEQADEVVPLDSEMDFEITTLEELLDILNIKREAEK, from the coding sequence ATGGACTTAACACAAATTAAAGCCGTGATCTTTGATTTAGAAGGTACACTGTTAGACCGTCAGAAATCACGCGAAAAATTTATTGAAGAACAATATGAACGATTTCATGATTATTTGGTGCGCGTACAGGCTTCAGACTTTCGTAAAAAATTTATAGAGCTGGATGATGATGCCGATCATGACAAACCAGATTTGTATAAAGAAATGATTAAGCGATTTAATATAGATCGTTTAACTTGGAAAGACTTATTTCATGATTTTGAAATGCATTTTTATCGTTACGTGTTTCCGTTTTATGATACGACATACACTTTACGAAAATTAAAAGAAGCGAATTACAAAATTGGTGTCATTGCGAATGGTAAGTCTAAAATTAAGCGTTATCGTGTTTATGCATTAGGAATAGAGTCTTACGTCAATCACTTGACGACTTCGGAAAATGTCGGCTTTCGAAAACCACACCCACGAATTTATGAAGATTTATTAGAAAAGTTAGACGTACAACCGGAACAGGTGATCTATGTAGGGGATGATGCATTAAACGATGTGGCGCCAGCGCGAGCTATGGGAATGGTGAGTGTTTGGTATCGTCACGGTGAACAAGCGGACGAAGTCGTGCCACTCGATTCAGAAATGGATTTTGAAATTACAACGCTTGAAGAATTACTAGATATTTTAAATATTAAACGGGAGGCTGAAAAGTAA
- the sroA gene encoding sigS mRNA-stabilizing protein SroA: protein MNMNHLTLILTQTTTSPEGKIKKTSRRFTQLQNDATHEDLKKFSQIIETLTGETYDTIELLTSEIIQ from the coding sequence ATGAACATGAATCACTTAACACTTATTCTGACGCAAACAACAACATCACCTGAAGGGAAAATCAAAAAAACGTCTCGTCGCTTTACGCAATTACAAAATGACGCAACACACGAAGATTTGAAAAAGTTCAGTCAAATTATTGAAACATTGACTGGAGAAACGTATGACACAATTGAACTTTTGACATCCGAAATCATCCAATAA
- a CDS encoding DMT family transporter, with the protein MQTSINTQLSRYTQSTLFASAISFSTGVLWLIGMNLILNPGHFSISAFKHYRFDYYWYIGGLMGVVFLTGNILLLSRIGASLTVVSSITGQVLMSVLIDTYGWFHVHVQTLSMMKVLGILLLLIGIVFMNLKRKSSLTPQSQHHFLWIAFAVVIGFAPPIQTAVNSHLGQTLNSPYFSSLISFTVGAIALTLLTAFVHKRFTIKSTVPSHGSLKWWHFIGGALGGIFVTTNIILTPHIGVTLTLITVMLGQMIAGAFIDHLGLLGLPSRSITKPRLLGLSLIIIAIAIIQFN; encoded by the coding sequence GTGCAAACATCAATTAATACGCAATTAAGTCGCTACACACAATCTACCCTCTTCGCTTCGGCTATATCGTTTTCTACTGGTGTTTTATGGTTGATTGGGATGAACCTCATATTGAATCCCGGTCATTTTTCTATTTCAGCTTTCAAACATTATCGTTTTGATTACTATTGGTACATAGGTGGATTGATGGGCGTTGTCTTTTTAACTGGAAACATATTATTGCTCTCTCGTATTGGCGCATCATTAACGGTCGTTTCCAGTATTACAGGGCAAGTGCTGATGAGCGTCCTCATCGATACATATGGGTGGTTTCATGTACACGTACAGACCCTATCCATGATGAAAGTGCTAGGCATACTATTACTACTCATTGGAATTGTTTTTATGAATTTAAAAAGAAAGTCATCATTAACCCCACAATCTCAACATCACTTTTTATGGATTGCGTTTGCCGTTGTCATCGGCTTTGCACCTCCAATACAAACAGCGGTCAACAGCCATCTCGGCCAAACTTTAAATTCGCCCTATTTTTCCTCACTCATATCATTTACAGTTGGGGCAATCGCATTAACACTTTTAACAGCATTTGTACATAAGCGTTTCACTATAAAATCCACTGTCCCCTCACACGGGTCATTAAAATGGTGGCATTTTATCGGAGGCGCGCTCGGTGGCATTTTTGTAACGACCAATATTATCTTAACGCCTCATATCGGCGTCACTTTGACACTCATTACCGTCATGCTCGGTCAAATGATTGCGGGTGCGTTCATCGATCACTTGGGGCTTCTCGGTTTACCTTCACGCTCTATCACAAAGCCGCGTTTATTAGGATTGAGCCTCATCATCATTGCCATTGCAATCATTCAATTCAACTAA
- the efeB gene encoding iron uptake transporter deferrochelatase/peroxidase subunit — protein MTQQNNHNETIYSRRSFLKMLGVGGAGIAIGASGVGSIFSFKSMFDTPQDESDTAYQFYGKVQPGITTPPQKNIHLAVLDLKNKDTTVIRKMFKSWTQSALNMMQGKAIGKATSNTLLPPVDTGEALDLDANKLTLTFGVSRNFLQQLGLKSKIPHSFKDLPHFPNDQLDKAITGGDIFIQACADDPQVAFHAIHNLIRPYLDVVQVKWSETGFISGKGKETPRNLMAFKDGTQNPRDTKGYKNYVFLDDGWAKYGTYCVLRKIQIHIETWDRTALEEQEATFGRHRASGAPLGKKNEFDDMDLSAKDAQGADVIPKDAHTRLAKEANTEILRRAYNYMRGTDNKTGNYDAGLLFISFQKHPQQFIDIQNSLGSKDKLNEYITHRGSGLFLILPGVKKGGYLGEALFN, from the coding sequence ATGACACAACAAAACAACCATAATGAGACGATTTATTCACGCCGATCATTCCTCAAAATGTTAGGCGTTGGGGGCGCGGGCATCGCGATAGGGGCTAGCGGTGTTGGAAGTATCTTCTCATTTAAATCGATGTTCGATACCCCCCAAGATGAATCAGACACAGCATATCAATTTTACGGTAAAGTTCAACCTGGTATTACGACCCCACCGCAAAAAAACATCCATTTAGCTGTATTAGATTTGAAAAATAAAGATACGACAGTCATTCGAAAAATGTTTAAATCTTGGACACAAAGTGCTCTGAACATGATGCAGGGCAAAGCAATTGGAAAGGCAACAAGCAATACTTTGCTCCCACCTGTTGACACCGGAGAAGCGTTAGATCTTGATGCAAACAAATTAACTCTTACTTTCGGTGTGAGTAGAAACTTTTTACAACAATTAGGACTTAAAAGTAAAATCCCTCACTCATTTAAAGATTTGCCACATTTTCCAAATGATCAGTTAGATAAAGCCATTACAGGCGGAGATATCTTCATTCAAGCGTGTGCAGACGATCCACAAGTCGCCTTCCATGCCATTCACAACTTAATTCGACCTTATCTCGATGTTGTTCAAGTGAAATGGTCTGAGACAGGTTTCATTTCTGGAAAAGGCAAAGAGACTCCGCGAAATTTAATGGCATTTAAAGATGGGACACAAAACCCTCGTGACACAAAAGGTTATAAAAATTATGTATTTCTAGACGACGGTTGGGCAAAGTATGGTACCTATTGTGTATTAAGAAAGATTCAAATCCATATCGAAACGTGGGATCGCACAGCTTTAGAAGAACAAGAAGCAACATTTGGACGTCATCGCGCATCTGGTGCCCCATTAGGCAAAAAAAATGAGTTTGATGATATGGACTTATCAGCAAAAGATGCACAAGGAGCGGATGTTATTCCAAAAGATGCCCATACACGCTTAGCAAAGGAAGCTAATACAGAAATTTTACGTCGTGCTTATAACTATATGCGTGGTACAGACAATAAAACAGGGAACTACGACGCAGGACTATTATTTATTTCATTCCAGAAACATCCACAACAATTTATTGATATACAAAATAGTTTAGGCTCAAAAGATAAACTAAATGAATATATTACACATAGAGGGTCCGGATTATTTTTAATTCTCCCTGGCGTCAAAAAGGGAGGTTACTTAGGTGAAGCATTATTTAATTAA
- a CDS encoding alpha/beta fold hydrolase: protein MQLFKASDGTALNYRSMGKGYPIVMVHSIYMNHTIFEDIAKRLSRYFQVILIDLRGHGYSDKPLQIDFPEYSQDLKELMDFLYIECATVIGIELGSAVALDLVRRAPEKVSELILINPTVEEEVLPDERLFRKYAEKIRTWSEAEQAKYLDKHLYFANGKVRRFLKGVNDSAALLTDFEKTAVEESFTDIDLEGFLPEVHVRTLVIAGVANERVIPNESEYVAQLLPNATYALFKKSGVYPFVEEKEKFLKTVKNFMQRTTHNMDL, encoded by the coding sequence ATGCAATTATTTAAAGCATCAGATGGTACGGCCTTGAATTACCGCTCTATGGGTAAAGGCTATCCAATTGTAATGGTACATTCTATCTACATGAACCATACGATTTTTGAAGATATTGCCAAGCGCTTATCACGTTATTTTCAAGTCATTCTTATTGATTTAAGAGGTCATGGCTATTCAGATAAACCTTTACAAATTGATTTCCCTGAGTATAGCCAAGACTTAAAAGAATTGATGGACTTTTTATATATCGAGTGTGCAACAGTGATTGGCATTGAATTAGGCAGTGCTGTCGCTTTAGATTTAGTACGTCGAGCGCCAGAAAAAGTGTCGGAGTTGATTTTGATTAATCCGACAGTGGAAGAAGAAGTTTTACCTGATGAGCGACTGTTTCGTAAATACGCCGAGAAAATCCGAACATGGAGTGAAGCGGAACAGGCGAAGTATTTAGATAAACATCTCTATTTCGCCAATGGGAAAGTACGTCGATTTCTTAAAGGTGTGAATGACTCTGCAGCGTTATTAACTGATTTTGAAAAAACGGCAGTAGAGGAATCGTTCACAGACATTGATTTGGAAGGATTTTTACCGGAAGTACATGTGCGGACGTTAGTGATTGCAGGTGTGGCGAATGAACGTGTGATACCAAACGAATCTGAATATGTGGCGCAATTATTGCCGAATGCCACGTACGCGTTATTTAAGAAATCAGGTGTCTATCCCTTTGTAGAAGAAAAAGAGAAGTTCCTGAAAACGGTGAAAAACTTTATGCAAAGAACGACGCATAATATGGATCTGTAA
- the sarA gene encoding global transcriptional regulator SarA produces MAVTRVKDCFELLSMVTYADRLKSVIKKEFKISFEEFAVLTHLSYRIEEEYYLKDIINNLNYKQPQVVKAVKNLSQEGYFDKRRNENDERTVLILINDQQREKIDALLNRVNDTIKSTDIRPQ; encoded by the coding sequence ATGGCTGTTACAAGAGTTAAAGATTGTTTTGAATTGTTATCTATGGTGACTTATGCGGATAGATTAAAGAGCGTGATCAAAAAGGAATTTAAAATTAGCTTTGAGGAGTTTGCTGTTTTAACACACTTAAGCTATAGAATAGAAGAGGAGTATTACTTAAAAGATATTATTAACAACTTAAACTACAAACAACCACAAGTCGTTAAAGCGGTTAAAAATTTATCTCAAGAAGGATACTTCGACAAACGACGAAATGAAAACGATGAGCGAACTGTGCTTATTTTAATCAATGATCAACAACGTGAAAAAATCGATGCGTTATTAAATCGCGTGAATGATACAATCAAATCTACCGATATTAGACCACAATAA
- a CDS encoding ABC transporter substrate-binding protein: protein MKFKWFVTVIIIMIFILVGCDANENQTKKTEGSSDTVPKRVISLIPSNTEILYELGLGDKIVGVSTVDDYPKEVRNKQQFDALHLNEEALIKARPDLILAHESQKATQGKVLDRLSERGIQVVYVKDAHSIEEMYDSFKQIGKVTGTEKKAEALVSETKQHIAEVVKQIPDKAQPRVFIEIASTPEIYAAGGETFMNDMLKQLHAQNIFADVQGWPKVSKEQIIKKNPDVMIATTGVSTEAYRSEVQQRGGFDEIKAVKAQRVIALNDDMLSRPGPRLDEAMKMLRDAIYEK from the coding sequence ATGAAATTTAAATGGTTTGTAACCGTAATCATCATAATGATTTTCATACTTGTTGGGTGTGATGCTAATGAAAATCAGACCAAAAAGACTGAGGGATCTTCTGATACAGTCCCCAAACGGGTGATTTCATTAATACCGAGCAATACGGAAATTTTATATGAACTAGGACTTGGAGATAAAATTGTCGGTGTTTCAACTGTAGATGATTATCCAAAAGAAGTGCGCAATAAGCAGCAATTTGATGCTTTACATTTGAATGAAGAAGCCCTCATTAAAGCACGGCCGGACTTGATATTAGCGCATGAATCTCAAAAAGCGACACAAGGAAAAGTACTCGATCGCTTGAGTGAGCGTGGCATTCAAGTCGTCTATGTTAAAGATGCACATTCGATTGAAGAGATGTATGACAGTTTCAAACAAATTGGTAAGGTCACTGGAACAGAAAAAAAGGCAGAAGCGCTTGTGAGTGAAACGAAACAGCATATTGCAGAAGTGGTAAAACAAATTCCCGACAAAGCACAACCGCGAGTGTTTATTGAGATTGCATCAACACCTGAAATTTATGCGGCAGGTGGAGAAACATTTATGAACGATATGCTTAAGCAACTGCATGCGCAAAACATATTTGCAGATGTTCAAGGTTGGCCCAAAGTAAGCAAAGAGCAAATCATCAAGAAGAATCCTGATGTAATGATTGCGACAACGGGTGTGTCAACAGAAGCCTATCGATCAGAAGTGCAACAACGTGGTGGGTTTGATGAAATCAAGGCGGTCAAAGCGCAACGTGTGATAGCACTCAACGATGATATGTTATCGCGTCCTGGACCGCGTTTGGATGAGGCGATGAAAATGTTGAGAGATGCCATTTATGAAAAATAG
- the efeO gene encoding iron uptake system protein EfeO produces the protein MKKMTTVLLASSLLLTACGNQNHDDKPKGKSSKGSTESTAALEKATQEYKKFTDNELDQFLVGTEDFVQAIKNDDREKAKSLYPKVRMYYERSEPVAESFGDLDPKIDARLADLKEENKEQEWTGYHKIEKALFEDQIINDTTKKDADQLLKDTKELRAKADTLDITPKLMLQGSVDLLNEISTSKITGEEEIYSHTDLYDFKANIEGAEKIYELFKPTLDQKDKDLSQNIKSKFDKVNQLLDKYKKDDGYILYTELTDSQKKELSNAVNELGEPLSQMAVVTE, from the coding sequence ATGAAAAAAATGACAACGGTCTTATTAGCATCGTCACTTCTACTCACTGCATGTGGGAATCAAAATCATGATGATAAACCAAAAGGGAAATCATCAAAGGGAAGTACTGAAAGCACGGCGGCGTTAGAGAAAGCAACACAAGAATATAAAAAGTTTACAGATAATGAGTTAGATCAATTCCTTGTTGGAACTGAAGACTTTGTCCAAGCCATTAAAAATGATGATAGAGAAAAAGCGAAATCATTATATCCGAAAGTACGCATGTATTATGAACGTTCTGAACCTGTTGCTGAATCGTTTGGAGATTTAGACCCTAAAATTGACGCACGACTCGCAGACCTGAAAGAAGAAAACAAAGAACAAGAATGGACAGGTTATCACAAAATCGAGAAAGCCCTATTTGAAGATCAAATCATTAATGACACGACAAAAAAAGATGCTGATCAACTGTTAAAAGATACGAAGGAATTACGTGCAAAAGCAGACACTTTAGATATTACACCCAAATTAATGCTCCAAGGATCTGTCGACTTACTCAATGAAATTTCAACTTCTAAAATTACTGGTGAAGAAGAAATTTATTCTCACACTGACCTGTACGACTTTAAAGCTAATATTGAAGGTGCCGAAAAAATATATGAACTTTTCAAACCTACTTTAGATCAAAAAGATAAAGATTTAAGTCAAAATATTAAATCAAAATTTGATAAAGTCAATCAATTATTAGACAAATATAAAAAAGATGATGGCTACATTTTATATACTGAATTAACTGACTCACAGAAAAAAGAACTCTCCAATGCGGTCAATGAACTGGGTGAACCATTGAGTCAAATGGCAGTGGTTACAGAATGA
- a CDS encoding DUF2922 domain-containing protein, translated as MNTKTLEITFTDALQKNFKLTLPNIQTSVTKEMVETQAQNLVSLGLLKTNNGRIQQAASAHLIDKSIVVLF; from the coding sequence ATGAATACTAAAACTTTAGAAATCACTTTCACTGATGCACTGCAAAAAAACTTCAAATTAACGTTACCCAATATTCAAACGTCTGTTACGAAAGAGATGGTTGAGACGCAAGCACAAAACTTAGTGTCATTAGGGTTACTAAAAACAAATAATGGACGCATCCAACAAGCTGCAAGCGCACATCTTATCGATAAATCCATTGTCGTTTTGTTCTAA
- the mntC gene encoding manganese ABC transporter substrate-binding lipoprotein MntC, translating to MIKKSLLLFMLSLTMLLTACGFKQQETSHKLKIVTTNSILYDMTKNITGDKAEIHSIVPVGQDPHEYEIKPADVQALTDADLIIYNGFNLESGNGWFEKALKQANKSLKDDTVIQASKNVTPIYLKQGEKSEHNIDPHAWLSLDNGIQYVENIKAAVEKADSKHKQDFDKQGTSYLKELKTLNQESKDKFNDIPKEKRVMITSEGAFKYFAQQYDVTPGYIWEINTENQGTPSQMKQAIDFVKKHQIKNLLLETSVSDKSMKSLGEETGAKIFGTVYTDSIGKEGSNGDSYYKMMKSNIETIHQSMQ from the coding sequence ATGATAAAAAAATCTTTATTGTTATTTATGCTTTCTCTCACAATGTTACTTACAGCTTGTGGCTTCAAACAACAAGAAACTTCACATAAATTAAAAATCGTCACAACCAACTCTATTCTCTATGACATGACGAAAAACATTACAGGTGACAAAGCTGAAATTCACAGCATCGTTCCTGTTGGACAAGATCCTCACGAATACGAAATCAAACCTGCTGACGTTCAAGCACTCACAGATGCAGATCTTATCATTTACAATGGTTTTAATCTCGAAAGTGGAAACGGTTGGTTTGAAAAAGCATTGAAACAGGCAAATAAATCTTTAAAAGATGATACAGTCATTCAAGCTTCAAAAAACGTAACCCCTATCTACTTGAAACAAGGAGAAAAATCTGAACACAATATTGACCCTCATGCTTGGTTGAGTTTAGACAATGGAATTCAATATGTAGAAAATATTAAAGCTGCTGTTGAAAAAGCAGATTCTAAACACAAACAAGATTTTGATAAACAAGGAACAAGCTATTTAAAAGAACTTAAAACATTAAATCAAGAAAGTAAAGATAAATTCAATGACATTCCAAAAGAAAAGCGTGTCATGATTACAAGTGAAGGTGCATTTAAATACTTTGCACAACAATATGACGTGACTCCCGGCTATATTTGGGAAATCAATACTGAAAACCAAGGCACACCTTCACAAATGAAACAAGCGATTGATTTCGTGAAAAAACATCAAATTAAAAACCTGTTACTTGAAACAAGTGTAAGCGATAAAAGCATGAAAAGCCTCGGTGAAGAAACAGGAGCGAAAATATTCGGTACTGTTTACACAGATTCAATTGGTAAAGAAGGAAGCAACGGAGACTCTTATTACAAAATGATGAAATCAAATATTGAAACGATTCATCAGAGCATGCAATAA
- a CDS encoding FecCD family ABC transporter permease — protein sequence MKNRKIKGFMAMSTWSLLLMLVCAYSLLSQLEWGSPLTQTLIVEVRLPRTLLALFVGMGLTLAGQMFQIILNNPLADSYTLGLANGATVGAASAVMLGLPFVWIAPFAIAMGMVSLLIVMMIAYALSKGNPTRGLILAGILIGALLNAVLFILVQFNPQRLQNIVAYMFGGFSAAEYREVIVVSLLLLVVGGLLVFWTSQIKLLQMNEWSSAALGLNVERLSLSILVLVTMLSAVMIGFVGVIGFIGMVIPQFVHRMSRGHLLFKMGLNVLIGGTIMVAADVIGAQWFAPIQIPASIVLAVLGIPLMLYLMVMDRR from the coding sequence ATGAAAAATAGGAAAATCAAAGGTTTCATGGCCATGAGTACATGGAGCCTTCTTTTAATGCTTGTCTGTGCATACAGCTTATTGAGTCAGTTGGAATGGGGGAGTCCTTTAACGCAGACGTTGATTGTAGAGGTGCGGTTGCCACGCACACTCTTAGCGCTGTTCGTTGGAATGGGACTCACGCTTGCAGGGCAAATGTTTCAGATTATATTAAATAATCCGCTCGCAGATAGTTATACGCTCGGTTTGGCGAATGGGGCGACAGTTGGTGCAGCCTCTGCTGTTATGCTTGGCCTTCCTTTTGTTTGGATTGCCCCTTTTGCGATAGCGATGGGAATGGTCTCATTGTTGATTGTAATGATGATTGCCTACGCCTTATCAAAAGGCAATCCGACCCGAGGATTGATTTTAGCAGGTATTTTAATAGGGGCGTTATTGAATGCGGTATTGTTTATACTCGTTCAATTCAATCCTCAACGCTTACAAAATATTGTCGCTTATATGTTTGGGGGATTTTCTGCAGCAGAGTATCGAGAAGTCATTGTTGTCAGTTTATTACTTTTAGTGGTAGGCGGGCTATTGGTTTTTTGGACATCTCAAATAAAGTTGTTGCAAATGAATGAATGGTCGAGCGCTGCATTGGGTTTAAACGTCGAACGTTTATCATTAAGCATACTCGTTCTTGTGACGATGTTGTCAGCCGTGATGATTGGTTTTGTCGGTGTGATTGGATTTATTGGGATGGTCATTCCTCAATTTGTGCATCGGATGAGTCGAGGGCACTTGCTTTTTAAAATGGGTTTAAATGTTTTGATTGGGGGCACAATCATGGTCGCTGCCGATGTTATAGGCGCACAGTGGTTCGCACCGATTCAAATTCCGGCAAGCATCGTATTGGCGGTTTTAGGCATTCCATTGATGTTATATCTCATGGTGATGGACCGCCGATAA